In Actinoplanes sp. NBC_00393, a single genomic region encodes these proteins:
- a CDS encoding universal stress protein: MTAPAAGPVVVGVDRGAAAADALALGRWAAELLEVPLTVAVVHPAPSALGSGRVDAEWIADRHRVAEEVLAGARSTLGDPPGAEYRTIASSSAAHGLHDLAEQVHASLLVVGSSASGPAARLFAGSTAERLLAGSPCPVAIAPAGMPNEPGAVGRIGVAYVDTPDGRAALTEAARLARRTGSPLLLVTVVARGDAAVPFLLGDDAERAFLDTARETYEEALRKAAECVPDVRVEWELRSGDVVETLAELGEVDVLFCGSRGYGPTRRVLLGGVSTRLLRRACRPLVVVPRAA; the protein is encoded by the coding sequence ATGACGGCGCCGGCAGCCGGGCCGGTCGTCGTCGGCGTCGACCGGGGCGCCGCCGCCGCGGACGCGCTCGCCCTGGGCCGCTGGGCGGCGGAGCTCCTGGAGGTCCCGCTGACCGTCGCGGTGGTCCACCCGGCTCCGTCGGCTCTCGGCTCCGGCCGGGTGGACGCCGAGTGGATCGCCGACCGGCACCGGGTAGCCGAGGAGGTGCTGGCCGGCGCCCGCAGCACGCTCGGCGACCCGCCCGGCGCCGAGTACCGGACGATCGCCTCCTCCTCGGCCGCGCACGGCCTGCACGATCTGGCCGAGCAGGTGCACGCGTCGCTGCTCGTGGTGGGCTCCAGCGCGTCCGGGCCGGCCGCCCGGCTGTTCGCCGGCAGCACCGCCGAGCGCCTGCTCGCCGGCAGCCCCTGCCCGGTCGCGATCGCGCCGGCCGGGATGCCGAACGAGCCGGGCGCGGTGGGCCGGATCGGCGTCGCCTACGTGGACACGCCGGACGGCCGTGCCGCGCTCACCGAGGCGGCCCGGCTGGCCCGGCGGACCGGCAGCCCGCTGCTGCTGGTCACGGTCGTGGCACGCGGCGATGCCGCGGTGCCGTTCCTGCTGGGCGACGACGCTGAGCGGGCTTTTCTGGACACAGCCCGGGAGACGTACGAGGAAGCGCTGCGCAAAGCCGCCGAATGCGTCCCGGACGTCCGGGTCGAGTGGGAGCTCCGCTCCGGCGACGTCGTGGAGACCCTCGCCGAACTCGGCGAGGTCGACGTGCTGTTCTGCGGCTCGCGCGGCTACGGCCCGACCCGCCGCGTCCTGCTCGGCGGCGTCTCCACCCGCCTGCTGCGCCGCGCCTGCCGCCCCCTGGTAGTAGTCCCCCGAGCCGCCTGA
- a CDS encoding amino acid permease: protein MAGPQRRPGVFAVRDVGSLVTETHEQGTELKRAVSSTHLTAMGVGAIIGTGIFVVIGEGAAIAGPAVILSFVLAAVACAFSALSYAELASSIPVSGSAYTYAYATLGELVAWIIGWDLILEYGVSVAAIAVGWGGNLNAFLDSAFGVALPDAIATSPEDGGVFNLPAVFIVLAITFLLVRGVTESVRVNLIMVVVKLAVLIFFIVVAFANFSTGNFSPFAPAGVDGVTAAAAIIFFAYIGFDAVSTGSEEARNPAKDLPKAILGSLLICTVFYVLTVAGAIGIATPDQLSGSDAPLAAALEEGAGMSWAAAILALGAVVAITSVVLVIFYGQTRIFFAMCRDGLMPRRLAAVNQRYGTPARLTIVLGLLISVLAALVPLGTIVELVNIGTLFAFVLVNIGVIVLRRTRPDMPRPYRVPWSPLLPLIGIAFAVYLMADLPFDTWIRFLGWLALGLLIYAAYGYRHSRLRQAAADPVPSGSDFTRPESRPEEDPRPGDGTDRRGDGGPS from the coding sequence ATGGCTGGTCCACAGCGGCGACCGGGAGTGTTCGCGGTCCGGGACGTCGGATCGCTGGTCACCGAGACACATGAGCAGGGCACCGAGCTCAAACGCGCGGTCAGCTCCACACACCTGACCGCGATGGGCGTCGGCGCGATCATCGGCACCGGCATCTTCGTGGTGATCGGTGAGGGCGCGGCGATCGCCGGGCCGGCCGTCATCCTGTCGTTCGTGCTGGCGGCGGTGGCGTGTGCGTTCTCCGCGCTCTCCTACGCCGAGCTGGCCTCGTCGATCCCGGTCTCCGGCAGCGCGTACACGTACGCGTACGCGACCCTCGGCGAGCTGGTCGCCTGGATCATCGGCTGGGACCTGATCCTGGAGTACGGGGTTTCGGTGGCCGCGATCGCGGTCGGCTGGGGCGGCAACCTCAACGCGTTCCTGGACTCGGCGTTCGGCGTCGCGCTGCCGGACGCGATCGCGACCTCGCCGGAGGACGGCGGCGTGTTCAACCTGCCGGCCGTCTTCATCGTGCTGGCGATCACGTTCCTGCTGGTCCGCGGCGTGACCGAAAGCGTACGGGTCAACCTGATCATGGTCGTCGTGAAGCTGGCCGTGCTGATCTTCTTCATCGTGGTGGCGTTCGCGAACTTCAGCACCGGTAACTTCTCGCCGTTCGCCCCGGCCGGTGTGGACGGGGTGACCGCGGCCGCGGCGATCATCTTCTTCGCCTACATCGGGTTCGACGCGGTCTCCACCGGCAGCGAGGAGGCCCGCAACCCGGCCAAGGACCTGCCCAAGGCCATCCTCGGCTCGCTGCTGATCTGCACCGTCTTCTACGTGCTGACGGTCGCCGGCGCGATCGGCATCGCCACCCCCGACCAGCTGTCCGGCAGTGACGCGCCGCTGGCCGCCGCGCTCGAGGAGGGCGCCGGGATGAGCTGGGCGGCGGCGATCCTGGCGCTCGGCGCGGTGGTCGCGATCACCAGCGTGGTCCTGGTGATCTTCTACGGCCAGACCCGGATCTTCTTCGCCATGTGCCGGGACGGCCTGATGCCGCGCCGGCTGGCCGCGGTCAACCAGCGGTACGGCACGCCGGCCCGGCTCACCATCGTCCTCGGCCTGCTGATCTCGGTGCTCGCCGCGCTGGTTCCCCTCGGCACCATCGTGGAACTGGTGAACATCGGCACCCTGTTCGCCTTCGTGCTGGTCAACATCGGCGTGATCGTCCTGCGCCGGACCCGCCCGGACATGCCCCGGCCGTACCGGGTGCCGTGGTCGCCCCTGCTCCCGCTGATCGGTATCGCCTTCGCCGTCTACCTGATGGCCGACCTGCCGTTCGACACCTGGATCCGATTCCTCGGCTGGCTCGCGCTCGGCCTGCTGATCTACGCCGCCTACGGCTACCGGCACTCCCGCCTGCGCCAGGCGGCCGCCGACCCGGTGCCGTCCGGCAGCGACTTCACCCGGCCGGAGTCCCGCCCGGAGGAGGACCCGCGCCCCGGCGACGGCACCGACCGCCGCGGTGACGGAGGCCCGTCATGA
- a CDS encoding STAS domain-containing protein, whose product MTTRRQADGGIVVEVRGSLDAATVDALRVSLLDTLQSDRPALMIVDLTYVTFMDSMGIGTLVAGHEAARDIGTRFLLRNPSEFVHRQLRVTGLTDLFGLPSDPSSSRTYTV is encoded by the coding sequence ATGACCACACGGCGGCAGGCCGACGGCGGGATCGTCGTCGAAGTCCGCGGCAGTCTGGACGCGGCCACCGTCGACGCGTTGCGGGTGTCGCTCCTGGACACCCTGCAGAGCGACCGGCCCGCACTGATGATCGTGGACCTGACCTACGTGACGTTCATGGACTCGATGGGGATCGGCACGCTGGTCGCCGGGCACGAGGCGGCCCGCGACATCGGCACCCGGTTCCTGCTACGCAACCCGAGCGAGTTCGTGCACCGCCAGCTGCGCGTCACCGGTCTCACCGACCTGTTCGGCCTGCCGTCCGACCCGTCGTCGTCGCGCACCTACACGGTCTGA
- a CDS encoding NAD(P)H-binding protein: protein MRFAIVGCGNVGMELARRWTKAGHTVIGTTTSPSRVDEVAAACAEVAVLRGSDRDALARAVEGADAVVLTVSPRIGRAFDAAARVTEYADTLTATAQTAVAVHPRVVFTSSISVYGAGATDPVDETTPLTGDPDASPRNFIAAEQAVLRTPGGAVLRIPDVYGHPRDIDYPSRVKLAHDVLGGSVPFDGDALLYRIDYRDAAAALDFVVGRGLTGAYNAVPDASVPATNREFFAAIAAGTGLPELAAGADQLGEAARRGVRVRLSDRVGARRRRVGRQAEQVGETGDAQLAVHELARVA from the coding sequence ATGCGGTTCGCGATCGTCGGGTGCGGCAACGTCGGCATGGAGCTGGCCCGCCGCTGGACCAAGGCCGGTCACACGGTCATCGGCACCACGACCTCGCCGTCCCGGGTGGACGAGGTCGCCGCAGCCTGCGCCGAGGTCGCGGTGCTGCGCGGCAGCGACCGGGACGCCCTGGCCCGTGCCGTCGAGGGCGCGGACGCCGTGGTGCTCACCGTCAGCCCGCGGATCGGACGGGCCTTCGACGCCGCGGCGCGCGTCACCGAGTACGCGGACACCCTCACCGCCACCGCGCAGACCGCCGTCGCCGTCCACCCGCGGGTGGTCTTCACCAGCTCGATCTCGGTCTACGGCGCCGGCGCCACCGACCCGGTGGACGAGACCACCCCGCTGACCGGCGACCCGGACGCTTCGCCGCGCAATTTCATCGCGGCCGAGCAGGCCGTCCTGCGCACTCCGGGCGGCGCGGTGCTGCGCATCCCCGACGTGTACGGCCACCCGCGCGACATCGACTACCCGAGCCGGGTGAAGCTGGCCCACGACGTGCTCGGTGGCAGCGTGCCGTTCGACGGGGACGCCCTGCTGTACCGGATCGACTACCGGGACGCGGCCGCGGCGCTGGACTTCGTGGTGGGCCGGGGGCTGACCGGGGCGTACAACGCGGTGCCGGACGCGAGCGTGCCGGCCACCAACCGGGAGTTCTTCGCCGCGATCGCCGCCGGCACCGGGCTGCCCGAGCTCGCCGCGGGTGCCGATCAGCTCGGCGAAGCTGCGCGCCGAGGGGTTCGCGTTCGGTTGTCAGACCGTGTAGGTGCGCGACGACGACGGGTCGGACGGCAGGCCGAACAGGTCGGTGAGACCGGTGACGCGCAGCTGGCGGTGCACGAACTCGCTCGGGTTGCGTAG
- a CDS encoding cytochrome P450: MQALRFAAALYARRLGFTYHGYVRRDPMARLQLKPGREDPYLIYERIRAGGDLVPTRLGNYVTASHPVCNAVLRDRRFGVRAAELTGRAAPDQQVDMSFLDKDPPDHTRLRRLAQPAFSPRQMTGYAARIEQRVGELLGAAAAKDDFDLVSEFAAPLPITVITDLLGVPDADAERFARHGATIGSALDGIRSLRHGARLKAASDELDDVFAKLFVLRRAQPTDDLVSRILAAEGDKIQSHELLPMCRLLLVAGFETTVNLIGNAVNALLDHPDQWEALCADPAGLAGPAIEETLRWDPPVQRTARCATEEVELAGRTVRRGQFVVTLLAAANRDPAVYPQPGRFDIHRTPSVDHLAFSSGIHYCVGAPLARLEAAIALRLLAERMPGLRRAGAVRRRNAGIIRGPIHFPVQAAGRIPAVR, from the coding sequence GTGCAGGCTCTGCGATTCGCCGCAGCGTTGTACGCCCGGCGGCTGGGATTCACGTACCACGGTTACGTGCGGCGGGACCCGATGGCCCGGCTGCAGCTCAAACCGGGCCGCGAGGACCCGTACCTGATCTATGAACGGATCCGGGCGGGTGGGGATCTGGTCCCCACCCGCCTGGGCAACTACGTGACGGCGAGCCACCCGGTCTGCAACGCGGTGCTGCGGGACCGTCGGTTCGGGGTGCGGGCCGCCGAGCTCACCGGGCGGGCCGCGCCGGACCAGCAGGTCGACATGTCGTTCCTGGACAAGGACCCGCCCGACCACACCCGGCTGCGGCGCCTGGCCCAGCCGGCGTTCAGCCCCCGCCAGATGACCGGCTACGCCGCCCGCATCGAGCAGCGCGTCGGCGAGCTGCTCGGCGCGGCCGCGGCCAAGGACGACTTCGACCTGGTCAGCGAGTTCGCCGCGCCCCTGCCGATCACGGTGATCACCGACCTGCTCGGGGTGCCCGACGCGGACGCCGAACGGTTCGCCCGGCACGGCGCCACCATCGGCAGCGCGCTGGACGGGATCCGCTCCCTGCGCCACGGCGCCCGGCTGAAGGCCGCCAGCGACGAACTCGACGACGTCTTCGCCAAACTGTTCGTGCTGCGCCGCGCTCAGCCCACGGACGACCTGGTCAGCAGGATCCTGGCCGCCGAGGGCGACAAGATCCAGTCGCACGAGTTGCTGCCGATGTGCCGGCTGCTGCTGGTGGCCGGCTTCGAGACGACGGTCAACCTGATCGGCAACGCGGTCAACGCCCTGCTCGACCACCCCGATCAGTGGGAAGCGCTCTGCGCCGACCCGGCCGGCCTCGCCGGGCCGGCGATCGAGGAGACGCTGCGCTGGGATCCGCCCGTGCAGCGCACCGCGCGCTGCGCCACCGAGGAGGTCGAGCTGGCCGGGCGTACGGTGCGGCGCGGCCAGTTCGTCGTGACACTGCTCGCCGCGGCGAACCGCGATCCGGCCGTCTACCCGCAGCCCGGCCGCTTCGACATCCACCGCACCCCGTCGGTCGACCACCTGGCCTTCTCCAGCGGCATCCACTACTGCGTGGGCGCTCCGCTGGCCCGCCTCGAAGCCGCCATCGCCCTGCGCCTGCTCGCCGAACGCATGCCCGGCCTCCGCCGCGCCGGCGCCGTACGCCGCCGCAACGCCGGCATCATCCGCGGCCCGATCCACTTCCCGGTCCAGGCCGCAGGCCGCATCCCAGCAGTCAGATAA
- a CDS encoding glycoside hydrolase family 9 protein produces MPLWERSLKIGFTAVLLTVGVAAPAQADEVEQVVNGGFDSTADPFWSSAGVPIDLVDGVACLDVPGGTTNRWDVAIGQNDIDLVAGETYRFSFDASGSPEGHVARAIAGLAVAPYDTYFEQSPVLSEGGLTHYEYTFTASTATAQGQVAFQVGGSADPWRFCVDNVSLVGGVPPEVYEPDTGPRVRVNQVAYVQDGPKGATLVTEKTTALPWELRSGDKVLAKGSTKPHGVDPSSGQNVHTIDFSRYRRNATGLTLSADGETSRPFDIGGNAYDKLRTDSLKLYYTQRSGIEIRDDLRPGYARPAGHVDVPPNQGDGNVPCQPGVCDYTLDVRGGWYDAGDHGKYVVNGGISVWGLLSEYEHNRGSRKVNLTIPESGNRTPDILDEARWELDFLLSMQVPAGKPYAGMAHHKIHDQAWTGLPLMPHLDPQPRELHPVSTAATLNLAATAAQAARIYKPFDAAFAARALAAARTAYVAAKANPARYAPVTDGVGGGAYNDDKVTDEFYWAAAELFLTTGEKQYATDVLNSPEHTADVFGPVAFDWAATAAAAKIDLALLPNKLPGRVLVQAQVVKGAEEYLAVQRGHGYGVAYAPTNNVWDWGSSSIIANNLVVVASAHKLTGLDRYRNGVLTGMDYLFGRNALNISYVTGYGEVSSQNQHSRWYAAQLDPSLPHPPAGTLSGGPNSSIQDPVAQQYLTGCVGQFCYIDDIQSWSTNELTINWNAALAWLSSYVAEVD; encoded by the coding sequence ATGCCTCTATGGGAGCGCTCCCTAAAAATCGGCTTCACAGCCGTACTACTCACCGTCGGCGTCGCCGCGCCAGCCCAGGCCGACGAGGTCGAGCAGGTCGTCAACGGCGGATTCGACAGCACCGCGGACCCGTTCTGGTCGTCCGCGGGCGTGCCGATCGACCTGGTCGACGGCGTCGCCTGCCTGGATGTGCCCGGCGGCACCACCAACCGCTGGGACGTCGCGATCGGCCAGAACGACATCGACCTGGTCGCCGGCGAGACCTACCGGTTCAGCTTCGACGCGAGCGGCAGCCCCGAGGGCCATGTGGCCCGCGCGATCGCCGGGCTCGCCGTCGCGCCCTACGACACCTACTTCGAGCAGTCGCCCGTGCTCAGCGAGGGCGGCCTGACCCACTACGAGTACACGTTCACCGCGAGCACCGCCACCGCGCAGGGGCAGGTCGCCTTCCAGGTCGGTGGCAGCGCCGACCCGTGGCGGTTCTGCGTCGACAACGTCTCCCTGGTCGGCGGAGTTCCGCCGGAGGTGTACGAGCCGGACACCGGGCCGCGCGTGCGGGTCAACCAGGTCGCCTACGTCCAGGACGGCCCGAAGGGCGCCACGCTGGTCACCGAGAAGACCACCGCGCTGCCTTGGGAGCTGCGCTCCGGCGACAAGGTCCTGGCCAAGGGAAGCACCAAACCGCACGGCGTCGACCCGTCCTCCGGGCAGAACGTGCACACCATCGACTTCAGCAGGTACCGGCGCAACGCCACCGGCCTCACCCTGAGCGCGGACGGCGAGACCTCACGACCGTTCGACATCGGCGGGAATGCGTACGACAAGCTGCGCACCGACTCGCTCAAGCTCTACTACACCCAGCGGTCCGGCATCGAGATCCGCGACGACCTGCGCCCCGGGTACGCCCGCCCGGCCGGCCACGTCGACGTGCCCCCGAACCAGGGTGACGGCAACGTCCCGTGCCAGCCCGGCGTCTGCGACTACACCCTGGACGTGCGCGGCGGCTGGTACGACGCCGGCGACCACGGCAAGTACGTCGTCAACGGCGGCATCTCGGTCTGGGGCCTGCTCAGCGAGTACGAGCACAACCGCGGCTCCCGCAAGGTGAACCTGACCATCCCGGAGAGCGGGAACCGGACCCCGGACATCCTGGACGAGGCGCGGTGGGAGCTCGACTTCCTGCTCAGCATGCAGGTTCCGGCGGGTAAGCCGTACGCGGGCATGGCGCACCACAAGATCCACGATCAGGCCTGGACCGGCCTGCCGCTCATGCCCCACCTGGACCCGCAGCCGCGCGAGCTGCACCCGGTCTCCACCGCCGCGACCCTGAACCTGGCCGCGACAGCGGCGCAGGCCGCGCGCATCTACAAGCCCTTCGACGCGGCCTTCGCGGCCCGCGCGCTGGCTGCTGCCCGCACCGCCTACGTCGCGGCCAAGGCAAACCCGGCCCGGTACGCCCCGGTGACCGACGGCGTCGGCGGCGGTGCCTACAACGACGACAAGGTGACCGACGAGTTCTACTGGGCGGCCGCCGAGTTGTTCCTGACCACCGGCGAGAAGCAGTACGCCACCGACGTCCTGAACTCGCCCGAGCACACCGCCGACGTGTTCGGCCCGGTCGCCTTCGACTGGGCGGCCACCGCCGCAGCCGCCAAGATCGACCTGGCGCTGCTGCCGAACAAGCTCCCCGGCCGCGTCCTGGTGCAGGCACAGGTCGTCAAGGGCGCCGAGGAGTACCTGGCGGTCCAGCGCGGCCATGGGTACGGCGTCGCCTACGCCCCCACCAACAACGTGTGGGACTGGGGTTCCAGCAGCATCATCGCCAACAACCTGGTGGTGGTCGCGTCCGCGCACAAGCTGACCGGCCTCGACCGCTACCGCAACGGCGTGCTGACCGGTATGGACTACCTGTTCGGCCGCAACGCGCTGAACATCTCCTACGTCACCGGGTACGGCGAGGTCAGCTCGCAGAACCAGCACAGCCGCTGGTACGCCGCCCAGCTCGACCCGTCGCTGCCGCACCCGCCGGCCGGCACGCTCTCCGGCGGGCCGAACTCGTCGATCCAGGACCCGGTCGCCCAGCAGTACCTGACCGGCTGCGTCGGCCAGTTCTGCTACATCGACGACATCCAGTCCTGGTCCACCAACGAGCTGACCATCAACTGGAACGCGGCGCTGGCCTGGCTGTCGTCGTACGTGGCCGAAGTGGACTGA
- a CDS encoding ATP-grasp domain-containing protein, with protein sequence MADVEHTIGLLLGTEDDWPRAYEALLRRLGTVEAPDGRSHRAISVRVTIEPFNLRDKPRHDLVIDRLAHWYYHPREWLKKIALMDDVYLLNSPFTFQSMEKHAAYCAMMRLGLKVPETVLVPFKNPLENSRWAYTAARYNRPFDLEATAAQVGYPLYMKPYDGGAWVGVSKIRNPDELHSAYDASGERLMHLQASVEGYDVFARSLSIGPETMVMKFRPDQPMHARYEVDHNFLSPGAGDEVVTISRLINAFFRWEFNSCESLVRDDEVHPIDYANACPDVALTSLHYYFPWAMAALLRWTVYCVVTGRKPRLDTDTSEYFEIAGTPGMSYAEKLAGYRKLADDYFEVDRYQEFCAKHLGNVDEIVYDWVVSEEFRSLLRETVRAMYPVHEHEKFLAHFGGLIDAWIRDQGR encoded by the coding sequence GTGGCCGACGTCGAGCACACCATCGGATTGCTGCTGGGCACCGAGGACGACTGGCCACGCGCCTACGAGGCGCTGCTGCGCCGGCTGGGCACCGTCGAGGCGCCCGACGGGCGCAGTCACCGGGCCATTTCGGTACGCGTGACGATCGAGCCGTTCAACCTGCGTGACAAGCCCCGCCACGACCTGGTGATCGACCGCCTGGCGCACTGGTACTACCACCCCCGCGAGTGGCTCAAGAAGATCGCGCTGATGGACGACGTGTACCTGCTGAACAGCCCGTTCACCTTCCAGTCGATGGAGAAGCACGCGGCGTACTGCGCGATGATGCGCCTCGGCCTGAAGGTGCCGGAGACGGTGCTCGTGCCGTTCAAGAATCCCCTGGAGAACTCGCGCTGGGCGTACACGGCGGCCCGCTACAACCGGCCGTTCGACCTGGAGGCGACGGCCGCGCAGGTCGGTTACCCGCTCTACATGAAGCCCTACGACGGCGGCGCCTGGGTGGGTGTCTCGAAGATCCGGAATCCGGACGAGCTGCACTCCGCCTACGACGCCTCGGGTGAGCGGCTGATGCATCTGCAGGCGTCGGTGGAGGGCTACGACGTCTTCGCCCGCAGTCTGAGCATCGGGCCGGAGACGATGGTGATGAAGTTCCGCCCGGACCAGCCGATGCACGCGCGTTACGAGGTGGACCACAACTTCCTGTCGCCCGGGGCCGGCGACGAGGTGGTGACCATCTCGCGGCTGATCAACGCGTTCTTCCGGTGGGAGTTCAACTCCTGCGAGTCGCTGGTGCGCGACGACGAGGTGCACCCGATCGACTACGCCAACGCCTGCCCGGACGTGGCGCTGACCTCGCTGCACTACTACTTCCCGTGGGCGATGGCCGCGCTGCTGCGATGGACGGTGTACTGCGTGGTCACCGGCCGCAAGCCGCGCCTGGACACCGACACGTCGGAGTATTTCGAGATCGCCGGCACCCCGGGGATGTCGTACGCCGAGAAGCTCGCCGGCTACCGCAAGCTGGCCGACGACTACTTCGAGGTGGACCGCTACCAGGAGTTCTGTGCGAAGCACCTGGGCAACGTGGACGAGATCGTCTACGACTGGGTGGTCTCCGAGGAGTTCCGCTCGCTGCTGCGTGAGACGGTCCGCGCGATGTACCCCGTGCACGAGCACGAGAAGTTCCTCGCCCACTTCGGCGGGCTGATCGACGCCTGGATCCGTGACCAGGGGCGTTGA
- a CDS encoding alpha/beta hydrolase, with protein MAGAGGARWDGGTLSFRYADAAQSLTGVRVLSSAFKDDLTGPVDGVWELRREAPPVQRLEYRLELIHRDGSRETVCDPANPDRVPGGFGDSSVLRSPGYREPAWLSLPPAPGGWRTVRLPVRGLRTNLSIRIWSPQSPTARILVAHDGPDYDRFGELSRYTAAMINAERVPPYHLVLLPAGDRMEWYSASRAYGLALAGEILPRLRSGLEGGAVVGAGASLGALAMLHAQRRHPAGFAGLFLQSGSFFQPRYDSHESGFEHWGRIVRFTTRTLRARRGPAVPATITCGAAEENLANNRDMADALAKQGYSIATTENPDAHTWVGWRDTLDPHLTSLLRQVWPH; from the coding sequence ATGGCGGGCGCGGGCGGGGCACGGTGGGACGGCGGCACGCTGTCTTTCCGGTACGCCGACGCGGCCCAGTCACTGACCGGCGTCCGGGTGCTCAGCTCCGCCTTCAAGGACGACCTCACCGGCCCCGTCGACGGCGTCTGGGAGCTGCGCCGCGAGGCGCCCCCGGTGCAGCGCCTCGAGTACCGGCTGGAGCTGATCCACCGGGACGGCTCCCGGGAGACCGTCTGCGACCCGGCCAATCCCGACCGCGTGCCCGGCGGCTTCGGCGACTCGTCGGTGCTGCGCTCCCCCGGCTACCGGGAGCCCGCTTGGCTAAGCCTGCCGCCCGCTCCCGGCGGCTGGCGGACTGTGCGGCTGCCGGTCCGTGGCCTGCGCACCAACCTGAGCATCCGGATCTGGTCGCCGCAGAGCCCCACCGCCCGGATCCTGGTGGCGCACGACGGGCCCGACTACGACCGGTTCGGCGAGTTGAGCCGTTACACCGCCGCCATGATCAATGCCGAGCGCGTCCCGCCGTACCATCTGGTTCTGCTCCCGGCCGGGGACCGCATGGAGTGGTATTCGGCCTCCCGCGCGTACGGCCTCGCCCTGGCCGGTGAGATCCTGCCGCGGCTGCGCAGCGGCCTGGAGGGCGGCGCCGTCGTCGGCGCCGGCGCCAGCCTCGGCGCGCTCGCCATGCTGCACGCCCAGCGCCGGCATCCGGCCGGTTTCGCCGGCCTGTTCCTGCAGTCCGGCAGCTTCTTCCAGCCCCGCTACGACAGCCATGAGTCGGGCTTCGAGCACTGGGGGCGCATCGTCCGGTTCACCACGCGCACCCTGCGGGCCCGCCGGGGCCCGGCCGTGCCGGCGACGATCACGTGCGGCGCCGCCGAGGAGAACCTGGCGAACAACCGGGACATGGCGGATGCCCTGGCGAAACAGGGGTATTCGATCGCCACCACCGAGAACCCCGACGCGCACACCTGGGTGGGCTGGCGCGACACCCTCGATCCGCACCTGACCTCCCTTCTGCGGCAGGTGTGGCCCCACTGA
- a CDS encoding arginase family protein: protein MTIILVPYHQDELLPDGDIRVPAAVTVRVDPPDDDRWRRIAAVQHAVASAVQPVATAGALPVVFSGDCLVAGGVVAGLQWAGHDPGIVWFDAHADLHTMQSSTSGYLGGLSLRLVTGAHPEAYANLFGLRPVPPQRAVLVDARDTDPAEAEYLASGAIHRMAVPHVSAGTVPPGPIVLHIDADVVDPSELPGLRFPVPGGPSADDVLAAAGRLLATGQVVAVHVACPWWPADTLETADLRARFLSRLTTGID from the coding sequence GTGACGATCATTCTCGTTCCGTACCATCAGGACGAACTGCTCCCGGACGGCGACATCCGGGTGCCGGCGGCGGTCACCGTCCGGGTCGATCCACCGGACGACGACCGCTGGCGGCGGATCGCGGCCGTGCAGCACGCGGTGGCGTCGGCGGTCCAGCCGGTCGCCACGGCCGGCGCCCTTCCGGTGGTCTTCTCCGGGGACTGTCTGGTCGCCGGTGGTGTCGTCGCCGGGCTCCAGTGGGCCGGCCACGACCCGGGCATCGTCTGGTTCGACGCGCACGCCGACCTGCACACCATGCAGTCCAGCACCTCCGGCTACCTGGGCGGCCTGTCGTTGCGGCTGGTCACCGGGGCGCATCCGGAGGCGTACGCGAACCTGTTCGGCCTTCGCCCGGTGCCCCCGCAACGCGCCGTCCTGGTCGACGCGCGGGACACCGACCCCGCCGAGGCGGAATACCTCGCCTCCGGCGCGATCCACCGGATGGCGGTGCCCCACGTGTCCGCCGGCACCGTGCCACCCGGCCCGATCGTGCTGCACATCGACGCCGACGTGGTCGACCCCAGCGAGCTGCCCGGCCTGCGGTTCCCGGTGCCCGGCGGACCCTCGGCGGACGACGTGCTGGCCGCCGCCGGGCGCCTCCTGGCGACGGGTCAGGTCGTCGCCGTGCACGTCGCCTGCCCGTGGTGGCCCGCCGACACCCTGGAGACCGCCGACCTGCGGGCCCGGTTCCTGTCCCGGCTCACCACCGGCATCGACTGA